A genomic segment from Lineus longissimus chromosome 15, tnLinLong1.2, whole genome shotgun sequence encodes:
- the LOC135499352 gene encoding uncharacterized protein LOC135499352, giving the protein MAKNPTTSTPISSSSKTPRYPDEYRAKNHQLQMFKTVMDECGAMCFMYKNHPVRNVVDVGCGDGKVTSVFWDKYLSVKIPPPDSIVALDLNPSFIKNANEKYGNRIRFDVCDITDEEKVAALYSGEKFDVVTSFMALRWTNFPKALRIISDCLLKENGKFVMTVSAAQSCKYMLHVTAIMAKKYPEWAQYINDFERIKASNYGLGVTIEEEIPNTMMDMRPTFEECGLGDDVIEYPMVTCEYSNSDEMRDVMKNLLSEVGIMPENKVDQYMADYIKEYLKVYGSARAQFPILYAQLYKKNKDST; this is encoded by the coding sequence ATGGCTAAAAATCCAACTACTTCAACGCCCATATCGTCTTCATCCAAGACACCCAGGTATCCCGATGAATATAGAGCTAAAAATCATCAGCTTCAAATGTTCAAGACGGTAATGGATGAGTGTGGCGCTATGTGCTTTATGTATAAAAATCACCCGGTTCGTAACGTGGTTGATGTGGGCTGCGGCGACGGTAAAGTGACCAGCGTTTTCTGGGACAAGTATTTGAGTGTGAAAATTCCACCACCTGACTCTATCGTGGCATTAGACCTTAatccaagtttcatcaaaaacgcCAATGAGAAATACGGGAATCGAATAAGATTCGATGTGTGTGATATTACGGACGAAGAGAAGGTCGCGGCTCTCTATTCCGGTGAGAAATTCGATGTGGTCACCTCTTTCATGGCACTGCGCTGGACAAACTTTCCGAAAGCACTGCGTATTATATCAGATTGTCTCCTGAAAGAAAACGGCAAGTTTGTTATGACTGTGAGTGCGGCTCAATCGTGCAAATACATGCTGCATGTTACGGCTATTATGGCAAAGAAGTACCCCGAATGGGCTCAGTATATCAACGACTTTGAAAGAATCAAAGCTTCTAACTACGGACTTGGTGTAACAATCGAGGAGGAAATACCCAACACAATGATGGACATGCGACCAACCTTCGAAGAATGCGGTCTcggtgatgatgtcatcgaataCCCTATGGTTACATGTGAATACAGCAACAGTGATGAAATGCGAGATGTGATGAAAAATCTACTCTCTGAAGTCGGTATCATGCCCGAGAACAAGGTAGACCAATACATGGCCGATTATATCAAGGAGTATTTGAAAGTGTACGGTAGTGCTAGGGCACAGTTTCCCATTCTGTACGCCCAACTGTACAAGAAAAACAAGGATAGCACCTGA